In Phaseolus vulgaris cultivar G19833 chromosome 7, P. vulgaris v2.0, whole genome shotgun sequence, the genomic stretch CGCCTTTcgtcattgaactttcttcttctctggcgAACAGGTCGAACctgggggtccatggtgagacgatGACATAGGAAGTCTGAATCTATGCCAGGCATGTCtgaggcagaccatgcaaaagcatccaggtGTCGTGCTATGACTCCAGCGATCTGGTTCTATGTCTCTTGGGCTAGGGATTTGCCAGGCTTGAACTTCTTCCCACCGATCTCCCTCTCCAACACGTCTTCTGCTGGTTCGGGACGTCTCTCTCGGGCGACCTCTGCTCGGGTGACCCCTTCTTCCCTGGGAGGCTGGGTGGTGACAACGAACACTCCTCTCTTCGTCTagaggctattctcataacactTCTTAGCCTCTTTCTGGTCTGACTTAATGGTGATCATTGTCCCCTCTAAGGAAGGCAACTTCAttttcatgtgcctcgttgaggTTATCGCTCCAATCCTGTTCAAGGCAGATCTACCCAAAAGTATGTTATAAGCTGGGGGAGCATTAACAACTAGGTACCTGATGTTCTCAGTGTGGGAAGTTATGCCATCTGTGAAGGTCGTCCTTTGTTCTATGTGTCCACGCACTTTTACCTGGTCTccagcaaacccatacaagcagtCGGTGTAATGCCTCAACTGGTCTggagacaactgcaacttgttgaaggtCAACCATAACATCACATcggccgagcttccctggtccacgaggACGCGATGCACCTTTCTTCCCACTGTCACCACTGAGATCACCATTGGATCCTTGTCGTGTGGGATGACGTCTTGTCGATtggccttggtgaagacgaggtcgacATCAAGAGTCTCTACCTCTTGTACCTCTACCGTCATCACCTCTCTTGCATACTTCTTCCGCTGAGAAGCGGTGCGTCCTCCTCCTGAGAACCCTCCTGAAATGGTGTTGATCTCACCATTAATGGGAACCTCGTGCCGCTGATCGCCTCCTGGAGCTGCCAACGCCTGAGCCCCATGCGGCTCATGCAGGTAGTCCTTCAAGAAGTCGTTCTTCACCAGTTCATCTAACTGGTACCCCAGCGACAGCCAATTGCGTATGGCGTGGCCATAGGCTTGGTGGAATTCACACCAAGCATTCTTGTTGGGCCCGAACTTTTTGTCAGTCTTCAGGGGTGTCTTCAGCCTTTCCGCTATGTTAGGAATAGCGATTAGATCCTTCAACTCTACTCGAAAATTATGCCTGGGGGCGCGTCCTCCCTTGTGCGTGCCCTGGTTTGGGGCTTCCTGGTCTCGTAGGGTTGCTGCTTTCCTTGggctttcttctctgtcgtcgCCTCACACACTCTCACATGTTGAGGTTGACCTGTTCCTCGAGGTCAGGTTGGGGCGATGCTTTCGCGTTTCTCAGTAACTTCTTCTTCTGCGACGATATGGGCCACAACTGGACGCCTGATTTCGCAAAAGGTCTTGGGGCGACACCTTATGAGTGAATCACTGAAGGGTTCTGGTAGGATTCCCTTCCTGAAAGCATGCACTATCATGTCTTCATCCTTGGTGTGCAACTTCACCACTTATGCCCCGAATCTGTTTAAGAAATCTTTcaaggactctccctggtactgtcTTACGACAAAAAGATCGTAAGAGACTAGGGGGAGCCCGATTGACAATATACTGCTCCCTTAACAGTGTTGAAAACTGTTCGAACGATGTTATGTGTCCATCAGGTAGACTGACGAACTAGTCCAATGTTGTGCATGTCAACGTGCTCATGAATAACTTACAATGCACGGGGTCAAAGCCTCCTGACAACATCATCTAGGTATGGAAAGTTGTGAGATGAGCCTCCGGGTCCTCTACACCTGTGAAGGTGGCCTTTGGACCCACGAAGGTGGCTGGTATCACAGCGTTTATGATCGCCTgagagaatggcatggggagaGCCCTGGGCGGTATAGACGGGACTCTCTCATCCACCACACGTTACCCTGCCTGTTGCAAACTCCTACGCAGTTCCTCATTGGTTCTACGCATCTCTTCGTTACTCCCTTGCGACGTGGCTAGGTCGATCTGGATGCGTTCCTGATCAACTTTGGGCGTGCATAGTCACCATGATTTGCTGCATGGTGATGTTTTCCCCTCCGGTTGGTGCGACAGACCCTTGCCTCATACTCCTCATATTGCTGGTAAACTCTTAGCATGATTGTGAGtgggacctagttttatcgggtcccacggtgggcgccaaatgttctcgccagTTGACTTGATGgtcggttgactcgaacgaTAGTCTTTAGCCTGCTTGTCTCCGCCTGAGAATCCAACTTCCTAGGGTTGAAgaacctctcacctgcaaagacaaagggtgtcttggcggccgtttgcactccgacgctcaagtcagtattagggcaaagaaacaataagtgtatagagtagtttcagtcttagaaacagtgtaccttgctagggttcttagtaCCCTTTATTGTCTGGTTTATTGTGTTGTAGTATGCTCTGATCTTGCACCTCATTCACACTAGTTTTCACACTAATTTTGCTAGTTTTCTTGTTGGAAACCGTATGATGAAAACTGTTTCATTGGTGCTTTTTAAACCTGGGTAATATTGCTATCTGCTACATGCACAATTTCTGTTTTGCAAGTgctttcaaattcaaacaaaacaacacaagccaaccagggatttgtcttcatcaaatagggggagattgttgaacataAGTTTTGATGTCACCAAATCCATGAAGAGTGGTTGAAGGCTTTGTTGTTGCTTGTGTGTGGTTtttgggtagtttgaatttgtaatccactcataGATTTAATCcaaggttgtttgattttaatcattttttgaaaaagatgtgttttcaaagagaagtgaaaaatcaacctgttgaattgacgtttcaactggttgttttacacttagtttTTTGAAACAGGTTTTGACAAAGCTTGAAATTGGTTGACCTTGCTATCAAACCAATTCTATCGGTTATTTTCACATTTcaaccaattttattttttttaaatccttaacagaatttgttaagtttggtaaatacgttttaattgattcaaaactgatttggcttttgcattaaatgattttaacagtgttttggagtttaaataatttttttatgctcCTGGTAGTTATGATATCAAATTAAATCTTTCAAATCAGTTGTCTCCAAGATttgcttcaagctttggatttttcTTAGAGTGGTATAGGATTGCTTTGTAAATTTTGAATTCAATCTGTGattgtatcaggtgtgatcaTTCCTTTTCTCTCTTGAATACTGTAATTCTGTGTAAACGTGTTCTCTACAGATCCAGAGGGTGTTATATGATCTGTGGTATGTTGTTTGCCAAAGGAGGTGTATGTTCTTGAAGAGTTCAAAATTAGCtctttggtgtgtggtttgtaatcaaggttattgtttgcttagtggaatacccagtggtttctggggacggGGTGTAGCTCTTagataagagtgaaccagtataaatctatTGTGTGATTCTTTCTATCCTTTATCTGATTTAAATCAGTTTtggtttgtttttattaactcctgataaaaacaaccggttgaattgcataaacaaccggttgattttctggaaacaTAATAAAATAGATTTCTTTTTTGGCTGAATTGATTTCTCCTTCATTGATTTCTCATTAGCTTTCAATCTACtttcaaaactttcgaaaatcTTTTATAGACAATTCACCccttcttgtttaaggcctaaaATTCTAACACAACCAACCCCTTCTCATGCTCGTGGGGATGATTATAGACTAGGTTCACTTATTACAAACACTATAGCAAATGAAATGTGGAAATattatgtaaacaattaatttaatgaaatataatattttttctcttttgttgcAATGCTTGTACTCCTAACTTTATTTAAGTTATTTACATGGTCGCAGCAAGAATGTTGCTCTTGATTCATCAGGCAGTTATAGAGAGTTCACTAAGTTGACGAAGGAGATGGATTTAATTCTTCTAAATGCAATGGTTGAAGAGGCACGTTGAGGTTCCATAATTGACGGTATTTGGACCACTCAGGGATATACTAACATTGTTATGACTCTACACGAGGTTGGATTATCGGTTATTAAGAAAAATCATGTCAAAAATCGCCAAAAAAGCCTCAAGGACAGGTGGAGGGAAATACATGATTTGTTTGGTGGACTAAGTGGTTTCGCATGGAACCATACCACCAAATGTTTTGAAGCGGAGGATGAAGTTTGCAATAACTTGATCAAGGTACCGCCATAagtatgttttataacaaatacATTTGAGTGCATCTTGTATTGTACTAATATGTGATCCCATTTGCCATTATAACCTAATGGAAGACTTGTGGTCTAATGACAAAAGCCACTGGAAGTCAGGTGAGGACAGCCGCAACATCAATTCACCTTTGCACATCAGTAATTTTAGTGTGAACCTAGACGACAATAATATGGATTATATCCTTGAGCAACAGAACTTTGAAGAGGTAGATGACTACATCCCACGGTCACCTGCCCCTCATATTCAATCAAGTGACACTCTTTCTAACACTCCTTCTATGTCTTTTGCGGGCTCTACTGGCACATCCTCGTCTCGAGGATCAAAAAGAAAAGGGCCCACCATGGACAAAATTGAtgaacattttgctttgttgaATACAAATATTCAACAATGTGTTTCGTCCATGAAGGATGGAAATCAGACGGTCTCGTTGTTGGTTGACATTGCTCGTGCATAAGCTATCACAACACAAGATGTAGCTGCAGAAATTAGACGAAGAAACGACTTATATGTTGAGCATGTACACCATCATCGTCGACATGCATCATATCGGTACTCTGAGTTTGATATTTAGGCAATGTTGGTGGAGCTTAACATCCAGGATGAACAAGTCATGGATCAATGCTACGAGTTTTTATGTGAGCATCCAGTCATAGTTAAGCAACTATTTGGGATGCCATATGAGCGTCGCATGACTAAATTGTTTCCATTTATGACTAGGTGTTGATTTGATATCTCAGACTCTACGTTACCTTCATGTCTTTCACTTATATGTTgtgattttatttcatttcattttttgtgTAATTTGTCTGTGTATGTTTGTTATTGGAGAATTATTATCATaacttttactattttatttgaGGACTTCTAGCATTGTATTTTCATTGGTAATGTAATATTATGTTTATGAAGTTCTAGTATTGTGTTTGATAACTTCTACTATTTTGTTTAAGATATTTTCATGACTTTTGTTTActtaaaattgtgtttcatATTTGATGTCATGAAATTACATTCTTTTTATACTAGGTTATAATTGCATTATTCATGGCATCATCATCCTGTTAGGATTGATGGCtagaacaagaggggggtgaattttttataaaagattttctcAAATACTTTCCTTAGAATGAatctgtaccgaccaggtcaccGGTTGTGATGACGTGCCTGGCACGTGACCATGTGGGGCGTGCCCAGCAGAACACGTGGACAAGTGAGAAACGAATGGTTCAggagtgagcatagtcgccgattCATGGAACTGGCGTTCTACAATGAACGTGGccggttgtcgccgggtttgtgtgtcgtcgacgtgttagataatgggagatcaggtggtctaACGTCGCcgcgaggagcacatcgccagatctcccagtaaactcagttgaaGCTGCTGGAGGCTCAGAAGGGTAAGTCCAAGCGTATAATttcagtaagatgattgttgTGCCAACATAGGGCGTGAAGGTCGTGTGGGTTGAAGGAAACAGCTTgcccatcagcgacaggattcccagagtggacattcgttggtgggaAGGTTTCCTCAGCTAAAACATGCATGGCGCAGCATTGAGGAAGGTGCCACTAGCGACAAGCGATGTCACAGAGATGGCGCActttgctgcacccgatacttgccttgtcaggtggtgttctagGGAATATTGCGTGCTAGCTTGCTCCTCGAGTagaggacttagccgcgcggctggttactacacaaaaGTAACGTTCAAGTttccccaacccagatgacgacacgagtagggttggatgctacctgttactccGACCCAGATGAtaacacgtgtagggttggatgcaatagagaaatgacgctcggattatcctagctcagatgatgacaggTGTAGGGTTGGGTACTACCTGTGACCCCAGCCCAGACCGTGACACGTGCAGGTTTGATGCGAGCCACacgtccaaagcgtaactgcctggagagagaaaaaacctagctataaaggtaaacttaacagaatttgcagaggtacgtttttcattacggctgatCACTACGGTTGTGTGCagtttagtacggttctacagagtatgttttctctcagtttttgggtgttcgtgtcactgacttgagcgtcggagtgccaccggccgcagaggcgccaccttgtgtttttcaggttctcagagaggatatttgtggtgtggacttgaagggcacgtggcgtgaagctggtgaggaggatcgtgacgaggcaacgctcttgcgctaggtcaaccggtAGGATCATCTAGCGGGAACTTCGAAAACCGACTGCGACAACAAGCGGTTGGACAGAAAACACCAAAACTTCAGCAAACTtgaactatggttgggaatcaccttttatacggccccacggtgggcgccatcTCTGTGACTTCGCTTGTCGCTAGTGGCAGCTTCCTCAATGttgcgccatgcatgttctagctgaggaaaccttcccaccaacgaatgtccactctgggaatcctgtcgctgatgggcaagctgttcccttcaacccacacgACCTTCACGCCCTATGTTGGCAcaacaatcatcttactgaaATTATACGCTTGGACTTACCCTTCTGAGCCTCCAGCAGCTTCAACTTAGTTTACTAGGAGAtctggcgatgtgctcctcgcgGCGACGTtagaccacctgatctcccattatctaacacgtcgacgacacacaaacccggcgacaaccggCCACGTTCATTGTAGAACACCAGTTCCATGaatcggcgactatgctcactccTAAACCATTCGTTTCTCACTTGTCCACGTGTTCTGCTGGGCACGCCCCACATGGTCACGTGCCAGGCACGTCATCACAACCggtgacctggtcggtacacaagccccccagtcttgagctgcgACTTATTCAGAAAAAAGGCTATACAGTTAAATTTCTGGCGACCTACATGGCCTTTCGCGTTGGCGCTCATTCTGTTCATcgatttgacacttcaccaatCCCCTtcgatcgctcgacacgtggacGTATCAACGACCATAATTCCGCGTTGCTTGCGCTTCTCGCAACGTTCGGGATTCTTCAACCTTTAAACACTTCGCgccacttcactgtttcatcatcatcttcttccttaCTCCAAACTCTCGAAACACCTCAGCGAGCGCTTCGACTCCCTTGATCTCCATCTTGCCAAACACCTTTCTGATTAtcaaaaggtaacttttttGTCACTCCCActgatatttgttgcattttaatcggtttgcatcatccattaactgtctggtgcatgcATTGTGGGATGTTTTCTCTGCTTTGCTTTTCCTTTTCTGCGTTTAGGGTTTCTAGACCttttctctgcgagccccccCCCCTTGTTCTTCTATCTCCTTCTCTTCTGTCGAGTCTCTCTGCTTACGAACTCTCATGTCTTCccttttcgtcttcttgcaGCTTCTTCGATGGCTTGCTCCAAAATTACACCAAACCCTCATCCATCTCCTCGCAACCCTCCGGCGAACACCCGTAGGGCAAACCCTTCCTCCTCCTGCGACCCCCCAAGGGACCCCGACGTCCCTTCGAGCCAGGTCGTGAAACTCGCGCCTTCTCGACCCAACCAAGCGCACCCAAACCCACCTCACACCAACGCAGTTGTGAGGCCCCTTCCCAACTACAAGCAACTATATTCGTGGGTCTCCGCAACCCTGCTGGGTGAGACTTCATCCATCAACTCCGACCGCGATATCCTCCGTCTCAAGAAAGGTGACCAaactcacctctctttcaacAAGGAACACGATGACAAGGTATCTGTGCATCCTTGTCTTCCTGGTGAGCCTATCTGCACTGATAACCAGGGGAGCGACGGCGGCCCCTTCTGCTTCAACTACGCaacaatgttcaagaaagtcaaGCTCCGATTCCCCTTCAcccgcttcgagagggagctcctgtCTGAACTCGACATAGcccccaacagttgggcgttcgtCCGGGCCTACCAAATCACttgcgcgcacttgggacaTCCGGCctcagtggacgtgttcctctatctgttcgaggccaagaacccgggCAATCGTTTATGGGTTAGCCTCAACAGGGTCGCCGGGAGGTCTATCCTTTCCATCTTATAAGgactggaagggaaaattcgtTCGCGTTCGCTGCAACGACCGAGACCCCtccctcctcgacgggtttcccttgtactgggtgaacaagggaaagaaagagTCGAGCTTCAGGAAGGCCAGGGAGCCAGAAAAAAAATGGGGGAGCTCGACAAGGACTTGTGAAAAGAGTTGCCTCTTCCAACGTGACTCTGCCTacttcctccatcatcgcctacGAGTTTCACGAAGGCCAGCTGGATGTTCACATAGGTTTGTCCTTGAGTCCTTGAGTTCCCCTAGTTTAAACTTGCATCGCCCTGTCTTTACTTTGATGTTGTTGTTCTGAATTGCTTATAGTTTTAACTTTCCCCATGCATTGTCTTACACTGCTTATCTTCCTGTGCATTGTTAACTGCCGAATTTTTGTGCTGGTTGGTAACTGTTGGCCTCTTTATGCAGATATGGTGCTGGGGAAGGATAGGATGGCTGAGCTACACTCTATAGCCAAGCTCCACAACcttgcggcgggctcccaaactatTTTGAACTCTGTTGTAGAGATTGTCGCTGCCCAAGGCCAATCTCCGCCAGGCGGCCCACCCGCTGTCGCTGCTCTTCTAGCCCCCCAGCGTAAGAAACTACCACTCAAAAAGGCTAAGAGGAAAGCCCCAGGGTGGTGTCGGATGAGGAGGCAGGCGAAAGCACCGAGGACGGGCTAGTTTGCAAGAGGAAGAGGAGAGCTGCGATCGAGCCCCCAGCAACTGAGAGCGCCGCCCCAGACTTCATCGAGAacccccccagcgcctccacgccattcgagTCTGCTGGGAACGTTCTTGCTTCAAACGCCTCAGTTGCTAAAGCTGTGCCTGAACAACTTGCCGATATGCAAGCCTCTTCTCAAGCCGCCGAAGAACTTCCCGCCTCCCCACCACGCCTCGAGACTCCCCTTGCCATCCAACTCtgcgagggtggtggtgagcaccaacccccacctcctcctccaacaccGGGCCTCCCAGCTTCCCTCCAAGAAGCCTTGAGAACTTTCAACGTGCGCCTACACGCCATGGCCGACGAATGCCTCCCTCAAATTGTCGTTGAAGGGTTGAAGGGCTCCTTGGAGAAACTTGAGCTCGATTGCCGCATCCATCAGGAGGTGGCAAGCACTGCGAGAGCCGAGGCCGAGAAAGTCAAGTGCGACATGATGATGCAAGGCCTAGAGTTCTCGCGGGTTGAGAACACTCTCAACGAAGAGCTCTGAAGCTTGCGTAAAGACAAGAAAGAACTGCACAAGAAGCTGCACGACAAGCTTCAGGACGCCGTTGAGCTGGAGAGAAAAATCATTCCTATGAGGAAGCGAATCGCGGAACTGGAGGAGGCCCGAAGGTCCGACGTGGAGCAAATGTCCAAACTGGAGAAAAGGTCGACCGAGCGGGAAACTCTTTTGGGCAAGGTCGAGCAAGATCGGGATAAGGCAGCCAAAGATTTGAGTGAGACAGCTACCGAGCTTGCCCGAGTTCGTGAGGAGAACAGCGGGTTCACGCAAAAGATCAACGACCTTCAACTTGAAATCACCCGGGTTCGTGAAGAGAACAACGGGTTCAAGACAAAGATCGACAAGCTTCagcttgaggctgcccaagtTCTTACTTCCGGCTTTGGAGCGgctttggagcagtttgcttgcaaattccccgatctcgacctctcTGAGTTTTCAGTGTCCAATGAAGTGGTCGATGGCAAAATCATGCCTCCAACTTAACTGCCCCCATCTGCCACTTCAATTCTATCATCTTGAAACCTCTTGTAATTAACTTTGATTGCTATGTAATGACTTTTGTTCTGCTCAAACTGTCTGATATtcatgtgtgtgtatatatatatatatatatatatatatatatggtcttctagttttatctgttgtgcgatcaACTAGCTCGACTGGCTGGCTTTTACTCCGCCCGATTAACTTAACACAAACTGGCGCTTAATTCTCTGGATATCAACTTAACTTAAGCAAAACGGTTAGTCTGTAGCAATAACGTTTAACGTGAAACCACTTACTTGGCAATAAGGGCATGGGTCGATCTTAATATCTGCAATCCCATTCGCCCGATCTGCAGGGAGGACAAGCGTATTTCTACGTTATTCCCCAAAACATCATTGATCTGGCTCTCGCCGTGTAATGTTCTTTCTATTTCAATCCCAAGCCATGGGTTTTCGGCAATGCCGTTTTCCTTTAACTGGTAATGTCCCCTGCGGGGCCATCACATGACTCCACCTTTGCTCATCTGGAAGGAGAGCTGCCTTCCGGATC encodes the following:
- the LOC137829211 gene encoding uncharacterized protein, producing the protein MLRVYQQYEEYEARVCRTNRRGKHHHAANHAERLKTPLKTDKKFGPNKNAWCEFHQAYGHAIRNWLSLGYQLDELVKNDFLKDYLHEPHGAQALAAPGGDQRHEVPINGEINTISGGFSGGGRTASQRKKYAREVMTVEVQEVETLDVDLVFTKANRQDVIPHDKDPMVISVVTVGRKVHRVLVDQGSSADVMLWLTFNKLQLSPDQLRHYTDCLYGFAGDQVKVRGHIEQRTTFTDGITSHTENIRYLVVNAPPAYNILLGRSALNRIGAITSTRHMKMKLPSLEGTMITIKSDQKEAKKCYENSL